The genomic DNA TCAAGATGGCCTCATATAATCGTTACTTCTTTTAAATTCAAGGCTCTATTGAGATAGAAGGTAGAATAGCTCATGCCTATCACGAGAAGCGGCGGATTCCATCGAAATTAGGGTACCGATACGGGACCAAAGAGACTACCAGAATTAATTACACCCCGTATCTGCTACCTAGTAACTGTACCTAGAAAGCGAATCCTGGATATCCGTAATATCCTCCCCATCCCTATACTCTCTACCAGCAGACAGATGTCTCCCTTTATCCCGCCGTCGATTCTCTCTCCAGCACAGAAACCAATACAATCCCATCACAGGGACGAGAAGACACGAAGTCATAATGGCAGTAACAACACCCTCAAAATACCGAGGAGCTGCGTTCGATTTCCAGAGTTGAGGCGCTGCGATGCATCCAACGCAGTAGCCTATGAAGTAGAGCGTGTTGACGGTGGCACTGAGCACTCAGTGAGCGGCCATCCGTGATGTGAAATACTCACTGAGCAAGCCCTTGAGTACCCTCGTTAAAGCGGCGGCGTCCAGAAGGGGAAAGTTCGGTCGCTCTAGAAAAACAGGTACGTATAAGTTACATATATTGTACGGGAAATGCTTCTGCACGGCTTCACCATCGTACGCGATACTGGAGGCGCTGATACCGCTCTCCGTGAAGCTATCGCGGAGGGACTCATCCCGGGCCCTCGCCTCTTCATCGCGGGAAAGGCTCTCTCACAGACCGGTGGACATGGTGATTTCCGTGGAAGTTACCCGGAAAGTGAGCACAAACGCTGCGGAGGACATTCTCCATCCTTAGCTCGAGTGTGTGTTGGGGTTCCCGAATGTTTGAATGCCGTTCGCGATGAACTGCACCAGGGAGCAGATTTCATCAAGATCATGTGTGGCGGGGGTGTTGCTACACCGACAGCTGGCCTTGATATGTTACAGTTCACGGCGGAGGAGATTCGAGCTACCACCACGACAGCGGCGTATTCCAAGACATGTCACAGCGGATGTCTACACTGTTGAATCCATCCGACACGCTGTCGACAACGGGGTTCGTGGCATCGAACACGGAAATTTCATTGACGCGAGACAGCCGAGTACTGCAAAGAAAGAGGTGTTGTTTTCACTCCCACGTTAGTGACCTACAATGCCATGATACAGCCTGCTTCTTCCCATTTCCTCGACGAGTTCAGCCAAAGAAAGAACCAGGTGATTCTCAAAGGTAGTCTTGGTGCGTTGGAAATCCTCAGTGACGCTGGTGTGACTATGTGTTATGGGTCAGATCTGCTAGCTGGCTTTCGTATCATGCAGAACGGGGAGTTCCCCATCCGGGCACAGGTGCTGAGCGCCGGAGAAGTTTTGAAGTCGGCCACTGTCAACGCAGCCAAGTACATCGGAATGGAGGGCAAATTGGGTTGCGTCAAGACGGTGAGCATCGCAGACTTGCTTGTTCTGAATGCTAATCCGCTTGATTGCCATCTTGGATCGCATTCATGATAGTATGGTTGGTCTTCTGAAAAATGGAAGAGTGGTTACTCACAAGCTGGATGGATTGTCGGTTGATCGGGTGTACGGTCCCTGTGGGGTCCAAGCATGAATATCAAATTTCAGATGTAGCTAGAAAATACATGTTCATAGTACACATCTACGGGACTACGTGGTTGAGCATGATCTACGTGCTTGTAGTTAATTACAGTAGTTAGTTAACTTAGTTACGTTATTGATAGAAATGTAGCCTCAATAATGAGGCATCAAATTCTATTACTCGATTCGGTGATTGCAACCGAGGCAGGCGCATCCCTCAAGTGTAAGTCGACCTCCTGCGAACTCCCGactctcctctctcctcttctctccaCCACTCGCTTTTCCCTAGGAATCGACCCTACTTTGATTTTCGCATTTTTTACTCTATCATTCCTCTATTGGTAATACCCTGCGATCGGTTAATACACCGTGATGGCTTCGTCGGTTTTCCCGGTGGGCTTGCAGAATAGACTGCTTGGCTTCACCCGGGTTTCCAACGTGCAACTGTTGAACTTGGATCTGTACATGACTCACACTCCACATATTACGATCCTCGCTGTGGCCTTTACTAACTCTGAGCCTGTACGCAGTATCCGGAACATCATTTTCATCCTTTTCGTTTTCCGATATGCCCGCAAGACTTTCTACTCGGTACGCGGCTACGGCATCTTTGGCAGCATCCGCAACGTCTACGCCGCAGTCCGTCTCTTCTGTTACTCCATTTTCCTCCGCTCTCCCGGCGTCAAAGGTCAGGTCGACAAGCAGGTGACCACGGCTATCGAAGGTCTGGAAAAGAAACTCGTTGCGAGCGGCCCCGACGTCACACGGTACCTAGCTTTGCCCAAGGAAGGATGGTCAGCCGAGCAGGTTCGCGCAGAACTCGAGAAACTCGCAAACTTGGA from Aspergillus chevalieri M1 DNA, chromosome 1, nearly complete sequence includes the following:
- a CDS encoding uncharacterized protein (COG:Q;~EggNog:ENOG410PK0J;~InterPro:IPR011059,IPR006680,IPR032466;~go_function: GO:0016787 - hydrolase activity [Evidence IEA];~go_function: GO:0016810 - hydrolase activity, acting on carbon-nitrogen (but not peptide) bonds [Evidence IEA]); this translates as MIQPASSHFLDEFSQRKNQVILKGSLGALEILSDAGVTMCYGSDLLAGFRIMQNGEFPIRAQVLSAGEVLKSATVNAAKYIGMEGKLGCVKTVSIADLLVLNANPLDCHLGSHS
- a CDS encoding uncharacterized protein (COG:Q;~EggNog:ENOG410PK0J;~InterPro:IPR006680,IPR032466;~MEROPS:MER0005900;~go_function: GO:0016787 - hydrolase activity [Evidence IEA]) is translated as MLLHGFTIVRDTGGADTALREAIAEGLIPGPRLFIAGKALSQTGGHGDFRGSYPESEHKRCGGHSPSLARVCVGVPECLNAVRDELHQGADFIKIMCGGGVATPTAGLDMLQFTAEEIRATTTTAAYSKTCHSGCLHC